A single region of the Pseudomonas mandelii genome encodes:
- a CDS encoding Hsp20/alpha crystallin family protein: protein MSNSVKKMPIKTEEKGNQPSVTTDLWRPLEKLRQQVDQLFSDFGHGRGLSPFSRGLFDVEPLWSQELTVPSLPAVDITEKDKSYEITAELPGMDQKNIEIKLSNGSLIIKGEKKEDKEEKRKGYHLSERHYGSFERVFSLPKGVDAEKIDASFSKGVLSISLPKKPDAMKADKVVPIKGE, encoded by the coding sequence ATGAGCAATTCCGTGAAAAAAATGCCGATAAAGACTGAGGAAAAAGGGAATCAGCCCTCCGTCACGACAGACCTTTGGAGACCTCTGGAAAAACTCCGGCAGCAGGTCGATCAACTGTTCTCAGACTTTGGTCACGGCCGGGGGCTATCCCCCTTCAGTCGTGGGCTGTTCGATGTCGAGCCTTTATGGTCGCAGGAGTTGACGGTCCCCAGCCTGCCGGCCGTGGACATCACCGAGAAAGACAAAAGCTACGAAATCACCGCCGAACTGCCCGGCATGGATCAGAAAAACATTGAGATCAAACTGTCCAACGGCAGCCTGATCATCAAAGGGGAAAAGAAAGAAGACAAGGAGGAAAAACGCAAAGGCTATCACCTCAGTGAGCGCCATTACGGCTCCTTCGAACGGGTGTTCAGCTTGCCCAAAGGCGTCGATGCCGAGAAGATCGACGCGAGTTTCAGCAAAGGCGTGCTGAGCATCTCGCTGCCGAAAAAGCCTGACGCGATGAAAGCGGACAAAGTCGTGCCGATCAAGGGCGAGTAA
- a CDS encoding cation-transporting P-type ATPase has protein sequence MNRAVESGKHRIVSPHLEDVETLVRELDADLRVGLSSAQAQARLSRDGPNELRTQPVKPAWHYLLRQFQDPLVYLLLVAVGITLAIWLLMDRQEWPVDALVITLIVLANALLGFFQETRSQ, from the coding sequence ATGAATCGCGCAGTTGAGAGTGGTAAACACCGTATCGTTTCTCCCCACCTCGAAGACGTCGAAACGCTTGTCCGCGAGCTGGACGCTGATCTGCGCGTGGGTTTGTCCAGCGCGCAAGCCCAGGCCCGCCTGAGTCGTGACGGACCCAATGAGTTACGGACTCAACCGGTCAAGCCCGCCTGGCATTATCTTCTGCGGCAGTTTCAAGATCCGCTGGTGTACCTGCTGCTTGTCGCGGTGGGCATCACCCTGGCCATCTGGTTGCTGATGGACCGTCAGGAATGGCCGGTCGATGCGTTGGTGATCACGCTGATTGTGCTGGCTAATGCGTTGCTGGGGTTTTTCCAGGAAACCCGCTCACAGTGA
- a CDS encoding c-type cytochrome, translating into MKRTPRQSHRLLAMCIVTLMGCTSSNEQTSQDASAMSGVAMVDQICSLCHGLTGESVSPMFPKLAGQQKEYLKLQLGDFKRHLRSDTSGAQYMRGFDHLTETQITELADYFSHQSPMKSDADSADARGESIFGNGIPESGVARCGSCHGAGGEGNGRIPRVAGQHAEYAIRQIKVLQQTEQRPRDDSMKSSNHSLSEADTESVARYMATLGAQPQ; encoded by the coding sequence ATGAAGCGTACTCCCCGCCAATCACATCGTTTACTTGCCATGTGCATCGTGACGCTGATGGGCTGCACGAGTAGCAACGAGCAGACCTCGCAAGACGCGTCAGCCATGTCCGGTGTCGCCATGGTGGATCAGATCTGCTCCTTGTGTCATGGCTTGACGGGGGAGTCCGTCTCACCGATGTTTCCCAAGCTGGCCGGGCAGCAAAAAGAGTACCTGAAGCTGCAACTGGGCGACTTCAAGCGGCATCTGCGCAGCGATACATCCGGGGCTCAGTACATGCGCGGGTTTGATCATTTGACCGAGACCCAGATCACCGAACTGGCCGATTATTTTTCACATCAAAGTCCAATGAAGTCGGATGCCGACAGCGCCGATGCCCGGGGTGAATCCATCTTTGGCAACGGCATTCCCGAGTCAGGCGTCGCTCGGTGCGGTTCGTGTCACGGTGCTGGCGGGGAGGGCAATGGCCGGATTCCCCGGGTGGCAGGTCAACATGCGGAGTATGCGATTCGCCAGATCAAGGTGCTGCAGCAGACGGAGCAGCGCCCCCGTGACGACTCGATGAAGTCGTCGAATCATTCACTGTCTGAGGCGGACACCGAATCTGTCGCTCGTTACATGGCGACACTCGGCGCCCAGCCACAATGA
- a CDS encoding MBL fold metallo-hydrolase RNA specificity domain-containing protein: MRMTFLGAAGTVTGSKYLLEHRDQHVLIDCGLFQGYKQLRLHNWDPFQLPVRDLQAIVLTHAHLDHSGYLPVLARNGYRGPVYATPATCELVKILLRDSGRLQEEEAEFANRHGFSKHAPALPLYTEQDAERALKLLHPVELHHRVTIVPGLSILLRGAGHILGAATVEIVADGITLVCSGDLGRPNDPLMFAPETIEQTDYLLIESTYGDRRHPEESPEKQLAEVITRTALRHGITLVPSFAVGRAQLLMYHLYRLKQQHAIPDLPIYLNSPMATDVTRLYQRFRSEHRLSLEDCEGMCQGTHFVRATRDSIELDQQRTPAVIIAASGMATGGRVLHHLKALAPNPLNTLLIPGFQAGGTRGAQIIAGAPSVRIHGKEVPIRAEVVPMETLSAHADADEIIEWLRGFKRPPKHTYVVHGEPNASDVLRRRISLELGWSVSVPEYRDSVELTPIDPSSSSSS; encoded by the coding sequence ATGCGAATGACATTTCTTGGTGCTGCGGGCACCGTCACGGGCAGCAAGTACTTGCTGGAGCATCGCGATCAACATGTGCTGATCGATTGCGGATTGTTCCAGGGCTACAAGCAACTGCGCTTGCACAACTGGGACCCTTTCCAGCTGCCGGTTCGCGACCTCCAGGCCATCGTGCTGACCCATGCCCATCTGGATCACAGCGGCTACTTGCCGGTGCTGGCGCGCAATGGTTATCGCGGCCCGGTGTATGCCACGCCCGCCACCTGTGAACTGGTCAAAATCCTGCTGCGAGACAGTGGTCGCTTGCAGGAAGAAGAGGCCGAATTCGCCAATCGACACGGCTTTTCAAAACACGCCCCGGCGTTGCCGCTTTATACCGAGCAGGACGCCGAACGCGCACTGAAGCTGTTGCATCCGGTTGAGTTGCATCACCGGGTCACGATTGTTCCGGGGCTCAGTATTCTGTTGCGCGGGGCCGGGCATATCCTGGGCGCCGCGACCGTTGAAATCGTCGCCGATGGCATCACGCTGGTGTGTTCCGGGGACCTGGGGCGGCCGAACGATCCGTTGATGTTCGCCCCGGAAACCATCGAACAGACCGATTACCTGCTCATAGAGTCGACCTACGGTGACCGTCGTCATCCTGAAGAGTCGCCAGAGAAACAACTGGCCGAGGTCATCACCCGCACCGCGCTGCGCCATGGCATCACCCTGGTGCCCTCGTTTGCGGTCGGGCGAGCGCAGTTGTTGATGTATCACTTGTACCGACTCAAACAGCAGCACGCGATCCCGGACCTGCCGATCTACCTCAACAGCCCCATGGCGACGGATGTCACGCGCTTGTATCAGCGTTTTCGCAGTGAGCACCGGTTGTCGCTGGAGGACTGCGAAGGCATGTGCCAGGGCACGCATTTTGTGCGGGCGACCCGTGACTCGATCGAGTTGGATCAGCAACGCACCCCGGCGGTGATCATCGCCGCCAGCGGCATGGCGACCGGAGGACGGGTGCTGCACCACCTCAAGGCGCTGGCGCCCAATCCGCTCAATACCCTGCTGATCCCGGGCTTTCAGGCCGGCGGCACCCGCGGTGCGCAGATCATCGCCGGTGCGCCTTCGGTGCGTATCCACGGCAAGGAGGTGCCAATCCGGGCCGAGGTGGTGCCGATGGAAACCCTGTCGGCGCACGCCGACGCCGACGAGATCATCGAGTGGTTGCGCGGGTTCAAGCGGCCGCCGAAACACACCTATGTGGTGCACGGCGAGCCCAATGCCTCGGATGTCTTGCGCCGGCGCATCAGCCTGGAGCTGGGCTGGTCGGTGTCGGTGCCGGAGTACCGTGACAGCGTCGAGCTCACGCCCATCGATCCGTCTTCAAGTTCATCGTCCTGA
- the arcD gene encoding arginine-ornithine antiporter, with amino-acid sequence MATQLQGTQPIIPPTVPHPLAGSLRKVEPKRLSLSLLIALVVGSMIGSGIFSLPQNMAASAGAGAILIGWLITGVGMLSLALVYQTLSNRQPALDNGVFAYARALGGEFLGFNSAWGYWISAWIGNVSYLVILFAALSYFFPLFGEGNNKAAIAGASVVLWSLHWMILRGMRTAARANALTTIAKIVPLLLFIGLVIAAFQKETFSVDFWGSSALGSTLDQVKSTMLVTVWVFIGIEGANVFSARAAERANVGRATVIGFVITLLLLIAVSLLSLGILRQPELAALKNPSMAGVLEAAAGPWGAVLISIGLIISVGGALLAWTLLAAESVFTPAKENVMPGTLAVENTQGVPAHALWITNGCIQLFLLLTLYSSATYLALISLATSMILLPYLFSGLYALKLTWQGQTYAGHRGLQLRDMAIALVATLYCTWLLYAAGPKYMLLSALLYAPGSLIYLVTMKSRQGQPLSGPETGLLIIIWTAAAFAGWMLWSGTLAL; translated from the coding sequence ATGGCTACCCAACTGCAAGGCACTCAACCGATCATCCCACCGACGGTCCCCCATCCGTTGGCGGGCAGCTTGCGAAAGGTCGAGCCCAAACGACTTTCCCTGAGTTTGCTGATCGCGCTGGTGGTCGGTTCGATGATCGGCAGCGGTATTTTCAGTCTGCCGCAGAACATGGCGGCCAGTGCCGGAGCCGGGGCGATTCTGATTGGCTGGCTGATTACCGGCGTCGGCATGTTGTCCCTGGCCCTGGTCTACCAGACCTTGTCCAACCGCCAGCCGGCCTTGGACAACGGCGTGTTTGCCTATGCCCGCGCCCTGGGCGGCGAATTCCTCGGCTTCAATTCCGCCTGGGGCTACTGGATCAGCGCCTGGATCGGCAACGTCAGTTACCTGGTGATTCTGTTCGCGGCGCTGAGCTACTTCTTCCCGCTGTTTGGTGAAGGCAATAACAAAGCGGCCATTGCCGGAGCGTCCGTGGTGCTGTGGTCGTTGCACTGGATGATCCTCAGGGGCATGCGCACCGCGGCGCGGGCCAACGCGTTGACGACGATCGCCAAAATTGTGCCGTTGCTGCTGTTTATCGGTTTGGTGATCGCGGCCTTTCAGAAAGAAACCTTCTCGGTCGACTTCTGGGGTTCGTCGGCACTGGGCAGCACGCTTGATCAAGTCAAAAGCACCATGCTGGTCACCGTGTGGGTGTTCATCGGGATCGAGGGCGCCAACGTGTTTTCCGCCCGAGCCGCAGAACGGGCCAACGTCGGTCGTGCCACGGTCATCGGTTTTGTCATCACCCTGTTGCTGCTGATCGCGGTGTCCCTGTTGTCGCTGGGCATTCTCAGACAGCCAGAACTGGCGGCGCTGAAAAACCCGTCGATGGCTGGCGTGCTTGAGGCGGCGGCCGGGCCATGGGGCGCGGTGCTGATCAGCATCGGCTTGATCATTTCGGTGGGCGGTGCCCTGCTCGCCTGGACGCTGCTGGCAGCCGAATCGGTGTTCACACCGGCCAAGGAAAACGTCATGCCGGGGACACTCGCCGTGGAGAACACCCAAGGCGTGCCGGCCCATGCGCTGTGGATCACCAACGGCTGCATTCAACTGTTCCTGTTGCTGACGCTGTATTCGAGCGCCACTTACCTCGCGCTGATTTCCCTGGCCACGTCGATGATTCTGCTGCCGTACCTGTTCAGCGGTCTGTACGCGCTGAAATTGACCTGGCAGGGCCAGACCTACGCCGGTCACAGGGGCCTGCAACTGCGCGACATGGCCATCGCCCTGGTCGCCACGCTGTATTGCACGTGGCTGCTGTATGCCGCCGGGCCTAAATACATGCTGCTCAGCGCGTTGCTTTACGCCCCCGGCTCGTTGATTTACCTGGTCACGATGAAGTCTCGCCAGGGCCAACCGCTCAGCGGCCCTGAAACCGGGCTGTTAATCATCATCTGGACGGCAGCCGCCTTTGCCGGGTGGATGCTGTGGTCCGGGACGCTGGCCTTGTAA
- a CDS encoding cation-translocating P-type ATPase: protein MANLTQTSSSVIRDGALTRIPSQQLVVGDLLVLSEGDSVGADARLIQANELRVLEASLTGESEAVSKNTACSSTEVPLAERANMIFKGTAIAQGTGVGMVTAVGMATEVGAIAHLLDVTPEEVTPLQKEVRAIGRMLGIAVLVIATVVVVAVLMLTDIQTVDDVLRVLLLGVSQAVAAVPEGLPAVLSLVLAFGMLRMARSKAIIKRLSSVETLGSASVICTDKTGTLTRSEMTIQQTMTASGKGVVSGVGYAPQGQIHHQDLPLSEGPVHSENVLLLRGGSLAGNAVLAQQEDGTWVVQGDPTEGAFLVAERKLDAPARSVNRFERVAEIPFTSDRKMMSALVIDHEHNDERLLISKGAPDVLLQHCTQVQVGMDVVPLTDDLRAKAVADVNELSGVGLRTLSVAYRPLAAGEEVTSGEPLEAGLVFIGTVGISDPPREEVAPAIAEAHRAGIRIIMITGDHPRTAARIAEDLGIIQAGAGALTGADLDKLDDAALAEAVRSTSVYARVAPSHKLRIVDALQAQGHVVAMTGDGVNDAPALKSADIGIAMGITGTEVTKQAGKMILADDNFATIVLAVREGRGILDNIRKFLRYLLSSNMGEVLTVFLAVVGASVIGLVDENGGIILPLLATQILWINLITDAAPAIAMGLDPHSEDVMTRSPRKPSDRIIDTRMWVGVFEVGLVMALASLLTVDWMLPGGLIPGDASLEEARTGAFTVLVLAQLFNALNARSESTSAFIGLFANRWLWGAIVLAMVLQIAVVHWAPLNKAFGTSALTLSQWGLCLAMASLVFWFSELRKLCRHWHRARREDRTQLHSS, encoded by the coding sequence TTGGCCAACCTGACCCAGACCTCTTCTTCCGTCATCCGCGACGGGGCCCTGACGCGAATCCCCAGTCAGCAACTGGTGGTCGGTGACCTGCTGGTGTTATCCGAGGGCGATTCGGTGGGCGCCGATGCTCGCCTCATCCAGGCCAATGAATTGCGTGTACTGGAAGCGTCACTGACCGGAGAGAGTGAAGCGGTGTCGAAAAATACCGCGTGTTCAAGCACCGAGGTGCCTTTGGCAGAGCGCGCCAATATGATTTTCAAGGGCACAGCCATCGCCCAGGGGACGGGAGTCGGCATGGTCACGGCGGTCGGTATGGCGACTGAAGTCGGGGCCATCGCTCATCTGCTGGATGTCACGCCCGAAGAGGTCACACCTCTGCAAAAGGAAGTGCGCGCCATAGGGCGGATGCTCGGCATTGCGGTTCTGGTGATCGCTACGGTGGTCGTCGTGGCCGTGCTGATGCTCACTGACATTCAGACGGTCGACGATGTGCTGCGGGTTTTGCTGCTGGGTGTGTCCCAGGCGGTGGCGGCGGTGCCAGAGGGGCTGCCTGCCGTTCTGTCACTGGTGCTCGCCTTCGGCATGCTGCGCATGGCGCGCAGCAAAGCCATCATCAAGCGACTGTCTTCAGTGGAGACCCTGGGGTCTGCATCGGTCATCTGTACCGACAAGACCGGCACGCTGACCCGTTCCGAAATGACCATCCAACAAACCATGACTGCGTCGGGTAAAGGAGTGGTCAGCGGTGTCGGCTACGCCCCGCAAGGGCAGATTCATCACCAGGACCTGCCCTTGAGTGAGGGGCCGGTGCACAGCGAAAACGTGCTGTTATTGCGCGGCGGCAGCCTGGCTGGCAATGCCGTGCTGGCGCAGCAGGAAGACGGCACCTGGGTGGTTCAAGGCGATCCGACCGAGGGTGCCTTTCTGGTGGCGGAGCGCAAGCTCGATGCGCCGGCACGCAGCGTGAACCGCTTCGAGCGTGTGGCTGAAATACCCTTTACCTCTGATCGAAAAATGATGTCGGCCCTGGTCATCGATCATGAGCACAACGACGAGCGACTGCTGATCAGCAAGGGCGCGCCCGATGTGCTCCTCCAGCATTGCACACAAGTCCAGGTCGGCATGGATGTCGTGCCACTCACCGACGACCTGCGTGCAAAAGCCGTGGCTGATGTGAATGAGTTGTCGGGCGTGGGATTGCGCACGCTTTCCGTGGCGTACCGTCCCTTGGCCGCTGGCGAGGAGGTCACGAGCGGTGAACCCCTTGAGGCCGGCCTTGTTTTCATCGGTACGGTCGGCATCAGTGACCCGCCGCGTGAAGAAGTCGCGCCGGCCATTGCCGAAGCCCATCGGGCAGGCATCCGCATCATTATGATCACCGGTGACCATCCGCGAACGGCCGCGCGCATCGCCGAGGATCTGGGCATCATCCAGGCTGGTGCCGGGGCGTTGACCGGGGCCGATCTGGATAAGCTGGACGATGCGGCCCTGGCCGAGGCGGTCCGGTCGACCTCGGTCTATGCCCGTGTGGCGCCCTCGCATAAGTTGCGGATTGTCGATGCGCTGCAAGCGCAGGGGCATGTGGTGGCGATGACCGGCGATGGTGTGAATGACGCTCCGGCACTGAAGTCAGCCGACATCGGCATTGCCATGGGCATCACCGGAACGGAGGTGACCAAGCAGGCGGGAAAAATGATCCTGGCCGATGATAACTTCGCGACCATCGTATTGGCCGTACGTGAAGGCCGCGGGATTCTGGACAATATCCGCAAGTTTCTTCGTTACTTGCTGTCTTCCAATATGGGCGAGGTGCTGACGGTGTTTCTCGCCGTTGTGGGGGCCAGCGTCATCGGCCTGGTGGATGAGAACGGCGGGATCATCCTGCCGCTGCTGGCCACGCAGATTCTGTGGATCAACCTGATCACGGATGCGGCACCGGCCATCGCCATGGGCCTTGATCCGCATAGCGAGGATGTCATGACACGCAGCCCGCGCAAGCCTTCGGACCGAATCATCGACACACGCATGTGGGTGGGGGTGTTCGAGGTGGGGCTGGTCATGGCATTGGCGAGTTTGTTAACGGTCGACTGGATGCTGCCGGGAGGGTTGATACCGGGGGATGCGTCGCTGGAGGAAGCACGCACGGGCGCTTTTACCGTCCTTGTTTTGGCGCAGCTGTTTAACGCGTTGAACGCGCGCTCTGAATCAACCAGTGCGTTTATCGGTCTGTTCGCCAATCGATGGCTCTGGGGCGCCATCGTCCTGGCCATGGTCTTGCAGATTGCAGTGGTGCACTGGGCGCCACTCAACAAGGCGTTCGGCACGAGTGCATTGACGCTCAGCCAGTGGGGTCTTTGTCTGGCAATGGCGAGCCTGGTCTTCTGGTTCAGCGAGCTGCGCAAGCTGTGCAGGCATTGGCACCGTGCAAGACGAGAAGACAGGACACAACTGCACTCAAGTTGA
- a CDS encoding erythromycin esterase family protein, translated as MNTPSHDSPDRDGSPRHIDVATIAPLLRQYAEPLPTRDSSTFGEMFDRYADARVVMIGEASHGTRDFYETRAAITQRLIEHHGFNIVAVEADWPDAGHVDHYVRGLARSAWKRHIFSRFPTWMWRNAEVRSFVHWLHQFNHSLAPERRVEFRGLDIYSLRNSIHEVLRYLDQVDPQLAHEARRRYGCLTPWQDDPALYGHFVERGGLMPCEQPVVEQLNAMLAKQLAGLVRDDEGFFNAAQNARVVQAAEQYYRAIYRGSTASWNLRDRHMFDTLQRLLEHRGPHAKAVVWAHNSHIGNAAATEMGWKGQFNIGHLCRSAYGREVVLIGMSTDRGQVAAADDWDGDLLIKDIRPSHPDSWEHQFFKAGIPASLTDWRDPRRKELRRVLSKPLLERAIGVIYRPETERRSHYFEAALADQFDAMIWIEQTRPVTALALPKGQAIEPEDETFPFGL; from the coding sequence ATGAACACCCCCTCCCACGACTCGCCGGACAGGGATGGCTCTCCTCGACACATCGACGTGGCCACCATCGCACCGCTCCTGCGTCAATACGCAGAACCCCTGCCGACGCGGGACTCATCGACCTTTGGTGAAATGTTCGATCGCTACGCCGATGCCCGTGTCGTCATGATCGGTGAGGCCAGCCATGGCACCCGCGACTTCTATGAAACCCGGGCAGCGATCACCCAAAGGCTGATTGAACACCACGGGTTCAACATTGTGGCGGTGGAAGCCGACTGGCCGGACGCCGGCCATGTCGACCATTACGTCCGGGGCCTGGCCCGTTCGGCGTGGAAGCGTCACATTTTCAGCCGTTTTCCGACCTGGATGTGGCGCAATGCCGAGGTGAGGTCATTCGTCCACTGGCTGCATCAATTCAATCACTCACTCGCCCCTGAACGTCGTGTCGAATTCCGGGGCCTCGACATTTACAGCTTGCGCAACTCCATTCATGAAGTGCTGCGCTACCTGGACCAGGTCGACCCGCAGTTGGCACACGAAGCGCGGCGGCGTTATGGCTGCCTGACGCCGTGGCAGGATGATCCGGCGCTGTACGGTCACTTCGTCGAACGCGGCGGCCTGATGCCCTGCGAACAGCCGGTGGTCGAGCAACTCAACGCCATGCTGGCCAAACAACTGGCCGGGCTCGTCCGGGATGATGAAGGGTTCTTCAATGCGGCGCAAAACGCCCGGGTGGTGCAGGCAGCGGAGCAATACTACCGCGCGATTTATCGAGGCTCGACGGCCTCGTGGAATCTGCGCGACCGGCATATGTTCGACACCCTGCAGCGCCTGCTTGAGCATCGGGGGCCCCACGCCAAAGCCGTGGTCTGGGCGCACAACTCCCATATCGGCAATGCGGCCGCCACCGAAATGGGCTGGAAGGGCCAGTTCAATATCGGTCATCTATGCCGCAGTGCCTATGGTCGCGAGGTCGTGCTGATTGGCATGAGCACCGACCGGGGCCAGGTGGCGGCGGCCGATGACTGGGACGGCGACCTGCTCATCAAGGACATCAGGCCCTCGCACCCGGACAGCTGGGAGCATCAGTTTTTCAAAGCCGGCATTCCAGCGTCGTTGACCGACTGGCGAGACCCGCGCCGCAAAGAACTGCGTCGCGTCCTGAGCAAGCCATTGCTGGAGCGGGCCATCGGCGTGATTTATCGTCCTGAAACCGAGCGTCGCAGCCATTACTTCGAGGCGGCGCTGGCCGACCAGTTTGACGCAATGATCTGGATCGAACAGACCCGCCCCGTGACCGCACTGGCGCTGCCGAAAGGCCAGGCGATCGAACCGGAGGACGAGACCTTTCCGTTTGGTTTGTGA
- a CDS encoding ArsO family NAD(P)H-dependent flavin-containing monooxygenase — translation MPSTPTEVDVAIIGGGQSALAVAYFLRRTGRSFVIIDAEAGPGGAWRHGWHSLRLFSPSTWSSIAGWMMPPVTDGYPSRDNVLDYLREYEQRYQFPTARPYWVNAIERRDNRLLVKTDSLSWLARTVVSATGTWRHPFLPHYPGSETFTGQQVHSAHYVDAKPFAGKKVLVVGGGNSGAQILAEVSQVADATWVTPQPPQFLADDVDGRVLFERATERWKAQLAGTVIAQPVGGLGDIVMVPPVAEARERGVLHAVRPFLRFTDTGVEWADGSQTPVDAVIWCTGFRPALGYLGSLGVCTADGRVAVEGTHSIQEPRLWLVGYGDWTGAASATLIGVTRTARSTVEEIDRFLTEH, via the coding sequence ATGCCTTCTACCCCCACCGAAGTGGACGTCGCAATTATCGGCGGTGGCCAGTCCGCACTCGCCGTGGCTTACTTTCTGCGCCGAACAGGGCGTTCGTTTGTGATTATTGATGCCGAAGCCGGGCCGGGCGGCGCCTGGCGGCACGGTTGGCATTCCCTGCGCCTGTTTTCACCCTCGACCTGGAGCTCCATCGCCGGCTGGATGATGCCGCCGGTCACGGACGGCTACCCAAGCCGCGACAACGTCCTCGATTACCTGCGCGAGTATGAGCAACGCTACCAATTCCCTACCGCGCGGCCCTATTGGGTGAACGCTATTGAACGCAGGGATAATCGGCTGCTCGTCAAGACCGATAGCCTTAGCTGGCTGGCCCGCACGGTGGTTAGCGCGACGGGCACCTGGCGCCATCCCTTCCTGCCTCACTACCCCGGCAGTGAAACCTTTACCGGCCAACAAGTGCATTCGGCCCACTACGTCGACGCCAAGCCGTTTGCCGGCAAAAAAGTCCTGGTGGTGGGCGGCGGCAACTCCGGTGCCCAGATCCTCGCTGAAGTCTCGCAAGTGGCCGACGCCACCTGGGTCACGCCGCAGCCGCCACAGTTTCTCGCCGATGACGTCGATGGCCGAGTGCTGTTCGAACGCGCCACCGAACGCTGGAAAGCCCAACTCGCCGGCACCGTCATTGCACAACCGGTCGGTGGCTTGGGCGATATCGTAATGGTGCCGCCAGTCGCCGAAGCCCGGGAGCGCGGTGTATTGCACGCGGTTCGGCCGTTCCTGCGCTTTACCGACACTGGCGTGGAGTGGGCGGACGGCTCGCAAACGCCGGTCGACGCGGTGATCTGGTGCACCGGTTTCCGCCCTGCCCTCGGCTATCTGGGATCACTGGGCGTGTGCACCGCCGATGGGCGCGTGGCCGTCGAAGGCACGCATTCCATTCAAGAGCCGCGCTTGTGGCTGGTGGGCTATGGCGACTGGACCGGCGCCGCTTCCGCGACACTGATTGGCGTCACGCGCACAGCACGCAGCACCGTGGAAGAAATCGACAGATTTTTAACCGAACATTGA
- a CDS encoding BON domain-containing protein: MNDLSLRNAILDELEFQPEINAANIGVAVDDGVVTLTGHVSTYAQKIDAERAVKNLKGVRAVAEEIQIRPEKGAGTADDTIASRALKIINWSSDVPEGDIKVVVQHGWVTLEGQVDWQYQKETAERAVRKLSGVLGIDNQLALRPRVDAGNIQRSIEAALKRNAEVEAEGIHVKVQGDVVILEGRVHLWRQRQVAERAAWSVPGVKEVIDHILLA, encoded by the coding sequence ATGAACGACTTGAGTCTGCGTAATGCCATTCTGGATGAACTGGAATTCCAGCCTGAAATCAATGCTGCGAACATTGGCGTGGCCGTGGACGATGGTGTGGTGACCCTCACCGGTCACGTTTCCACCTACGCCCAGAAAATCGACGCAGAACGCGCGGTCAAAAACCTCAAAGGGGTACGCGCGGTCGCCGAAGAAATTCAGATCCGCCCCGAGAAAGGCGCCGGCACGGCAGATGACACCATTGCCAGTCGCGCATTGAAAATCATTAATTGGAGTTCCGACGTGCCCGAAGGCGACATCAAAGTCGTCGTGCAACATGGGTGGGTCACCCTGGAAGGCCAAGTGGACTGGCAATACCAAAAAGAAACCGCGGAACGGGCCGTGCGCAAATTGTCCGGCGTGCTGGGCATCGACAATCAGCTCGCCCTTCGTCCCCGGGTCGACGCTGGCAATATTCAGCGCAGCATCGAAGCGGCACTCAAGCGCAATGCCGAAGTAGAAGCCGAGGGGATACACGTCAAGGTCCAGGGCGATGTGGTGATACTCGAAGGCCGGGTCCATTTATGGCGCCAGCGTCAGGTTGCAGAACGGGCGGCCTGGTCAGTACCCGGTGTAAAAGAGGTTATCGATCACATACTGCTGGCCTGA